Proteins encoded in a region of the Leopardus geoffroyi isolate Oge1 chromosome E2, O.geoffroyi_Oge1_pat1.0, whole genome shotgun sequence genome:
- the SERTAD1 gene encoding SERTA domain-containing protein 1: protein MMLSKGLKRKREEEEEEPEKEALAVDTWWLDPRLPAVAQAPPAVPSNSLLDLSVLKLHHSLRQSEPDLRHLVLLVNTLRRIQASMEPEATLPSVPSPPEAPGVAADSLLASSDAALSASMASLLEDLSHIEGLSQAPQPLVDEGPPGRPSGGAPPGLGALDLLGPATGCLLDDELEGLFEDIDTSMYDSELWAPASEGLKPGPEDGPGKEEGLELDEAQLDYLLDVLVGTQALERPPGPGR, encoded by the coding sequence atGATGCTGAGCAAAGGTCTGAAGCGCaagcgggaggaggaggaggaggagccggaGAAGGAAGCCTTGGCAGTCGACACCTGGTGGCTGGATCCCAGGCTCCCAGCAGTGGCACAGGCACCCCCGGCTGTGCCCTCCAATTCCCTCTTAGACCTCTCGGTGCTCAAGCTCCACCACAGCCTGCGGCAGAGTGAGCCGGACCTGCGGCACCTGGTGCTGCTGGTGAACACCCTACGGCGCATCCAGGCATCCATGGAGCCCGAAGCTACCCTGCCCTCCGTGCCCAGCCCGCCTGAGGCCCCTGGCGTGGCGGCTGACAGCCTGCTGGCCAGCTCAGACGCTGCCCTCTCAGCCTCCATGGCCAGCCTTCTGGAGGACCTCAGCCATATCGAGGGCCTGAGCCAGGCCCCCCAGCCCTTGGTGGACGAAGGGCCGCCGGGCCGCCCCAGTGGCGGGGCCCCACCCGGCCTGGGTGCCTTGGACCTGCTGGGCCCAGCCACTGGCTGTCTGCTGGACGATGAGCTCGAGGGCCTGTTTGAGGACATCGACACCTCTATGTATGACAGCGAACTTTGGGCACCAGCGTCTGAGGGCCTCAAACCCGGCCCTGAGGATGGGCCTGGCAAGGAGGAAGGTCTGGAGCTGGATGAGGCCCAGCTAGACTACCTCCTGGACGTGTTGGTGGGCACACAGGCGCTGGAGCGGCCACCGGGGCCGGGGCGCTGA